One genomic window of uncultured delta proteobacterium includes the following:
- a CDS encoding hypothetical protein (Evidence 5 : No homology to any previously reported sequences), producing MMDDLLDLITDPDLGGCSFRYGRITETVNDKGRAELSEQLLPADGNIQPAPGKEREVLEEGDRQKAAILIFTPANLTAGESKDKADRIYHEGSVYRVSLAEPWQHHAGFTKAIAVLERPL from the coding sequence ATGATGGATGATCTGCTTGACCTCATAACGGATCCGGATCTCGGCGGCTGCAGCTTCCGGTACGGGCGCATCACGGAGACCGTCAACGACAAGGGCCGCGCCGAATTGTCGGAGCAGCTCCTTCCCGCTGACGGGAACATCCAGCCTGCGCCCGGCAAGGAGCGGGAAGTGCTGGAGGAAGGCGACCGCCAGAAAGCGGCCATCCTCATCTTCACCCCGGCAAATTTAACCGCAGGCGAAAGCAAGGATAAGGCCGACCGCATCTACCATGAGGGCAGTGTTTACAGAGTTTCCCTGGCGGAACCCTGGCAGCACCACGCGGGTTTCACCAAGGCCATCGCCGTGCTGGAGAGGCCGCTATGA
- a CDS encoding conserved hypothetical protein (Evidence 4 : Homologs of previously reported genes of unknown function) has product MEFTIKNNVYRTCPLDAFNQLHIARRLTPCLGPLAGLASADIELIKDEKGKVIDFKGDLGEIMTPLSNALSSLKDEDVEYILNACLAVTERKQAGNTWARLRVGNATMFDGITLPVMLQIAYHVIAENLTDFFDDLPSLSGLEGFLKAKGLLG; this is encoded by the coding sequence ATGGAATTCACTATCAAGAACAATGTTTACAGAACGTGCCCGCTTGACGCGTTCAACCAGCTGCACATCGCCCGCCGCCTGACCCCTTGCCTGGGGCCGCTCGCTGGCCTCGCTTCCGCCGATATCGAACTCATAAAGGACGAGAAAGGCAAGGTAATAGACTTCAAGGGCGACCTTGGCGAAATCATGACGCCGCTTTCCAACGCTCTCAGTTCCCTGAAGGATGAGGATGTGGAGTACATCCTGAACGCCTGCCTCGCGGTCACGGAGCGCAAGCAGGCCGGTAACACATGGGCGCGGCTGCGCGTGGGCAATGCGACCATGTTCGACGGCATAACCCTCCCGGTCATGCTCCAGATCGCCTACCACGTCATCGCGGAGAACCTGACTGATTTTTTCGACGACCTGCCCTCTCTTTCCGGCCTGGAGGGCTTCCTGAAAGCGAAGGGATTGCTTGGGTAA
- a CDS encoding Phage integrase family protein (fragment): MAEVIFRKLAREWWERHMLTGSAVYAEESWERLEREVFPDLGDRDVKKIKAPAILKILRRIEERGTYEVARKVRSHVSQTLRYGIACGLILTNPARDLGFALKPKKHQPRAAIMEPRQIGQLMRDIGAFPAKQRRCALQLAALTFVRPGELCKGEWGEIEMDTGIWRIPARKMKMKRPHIVPLSRQAQDVIRDLRGLTGGGNWLFPSPKDRTRPMQGRVLSRTLRRIGYGPEAMSAHGFRAMAASTLSEQGWPSEVIERQLAHVDRNQVRAAYQRSELLTERRNMMQAWADYLDMRHAQAILGR; the protein is encoded by the coding sequence ATGGCAGAGGTCATTTTCCGGAAATTGGCGCGGGAATGGTGGGAACGGCACATGCTTACCGGCAGCGCCGTGTATGCGGAGGAATCCTGGGAGCGCCTTGAGCGCGAGGTTTTCCCGGACCTTGGGGACCGGGATGTCAAAAAAATCAAAGCTCCGGCGATATTAAAAATTCTGCGCCGGATAGAAGAACGCGGCACGTATGAAGTGGCGCGGAAGGTCAGGAGCCATGTGTCACAGACACTGCGCTATGGCATCGCCTGCGGGCTTATCCTAACGAATCCGGCGCGAGATCTAGGTTTTGCGCTGAAACCCAAAAAGCACCAACCACGGGCGGCCATAATGGAACCCCGCCAGATTGGGCAGTTGATGCGGGATATAGGAGCCTTCCCGGCAAAACAACGAAGATGTGCATTGCAGTTGGCCGCGTTAACTTTCGTCCGTCCCGGCGAACTGTGCAAAGGGGAATGGGGAGAAATAGAAATGGATACCGGAATTTGGAGAATCCCGGCCAGGAAAATGAAGATGAAGCGCCCGCACATTGTACCGTTGTCCCGGCAAGCCCAAGACGTAATCCGCGATCTGCGCGGCCTGACCGGGGGCGGGAATTGGCTGTTCCCCTCACCAAAGGACAGAACCCGGCCCATGCAGGGCCGTGTTTTGAGTAGGACGTTGCGGCGCATAGGATACGGTCCCGAAGCCATGAGCGCACATGGTTTCCGTGCAATGGCTGCGTCGACCTTGTCCGAGCAGGGATGGCCGAGCGAGGTTATCGAGCGCCAGCTCGCCCACGTCGACCGCAATCAGGTCCGCGCCGCATATCAGCGGTCGGAGCTTTTGACCGAGCGCCGCAATATGATGCAAGCCTGGGCCGACTACCTTGATATGCGCCATGCTCAAGCTATTTTAGGAAGATAA
- a CDS encoding hypothetical protein (Evidence 5 : No homology to any previously reported sequences), whose amino-acid sequence MPFPPFPRQFPENDLCHMTSFSEEAYRQFPATPGVGCVIGDRNRPVAGTVSDTNGSGSIFARGGSQKIDSALTFGGTAVSTSYAAGSFGLPAYVLGLDTNRVTPTGPTNEVRSFVSSLRVYVGPLAS is encoded by the coding sequence GTGCCGTTCCCACCATTCCCGCGCCAATTTCCGGAAAATGACCTCTGCCATATGACCTCCTTTTCTGAGGAGGCTTATCGGCAATTTCCGGCCACTCCCGGCGTGGGATGTGTCATTGGGGACAGGAATAGGCCGGTTGCAGGAACAGTCTCCGATACCAACGGGAGCGGAAGTATTTTTGCACGTGGCGGATCTCAAAAAATAGACAGCGCACTGACGTTTGGCGGGACCGCTGTATCCACATCATACGCAGCCGGTTCGTTTGGGTTGCCTGCCTATGTACTGGGGTTGGACACCAACCGCGTCACGCCGACCGGCCCGACAAACGAGGTCCGTAGCTTCGTCTCGTCGCTCCGCGTCTACGTTGGCCCGCTTGCCTCATGA
- a CDS encoding conserved hypothetical protein (Evidence 4 : Homologs of previously reported genes of unknown function), whose translation MLTVQGFRESFPQFTEELFPDGRVSFYLNLAGKQLDRARWDDWWLEGCYLHAAHDLTLEREAIKSKDGTGGITAAAGPVVSTSKAVGGVSKSEGRAGTASSDDPEAGEYNLTWYGKKYWKMRHMVGAGGLQL comes from the coding sequence ATGCTGACCGTTCAAGGGTTCAGGGAGTCTTTCCCGCAGTTTACCGAGGAGCTGTTCCCCGATGGCCGCGTGAGCTTCTATCTGAATCTCGCCGGTAAGCAGCTCGACAGGGCGCGTTGGGATGATTGGTGGCTCGAAGGCTGCTATCTGCACGCCGCCCACGACCTGACCCTTGAACGGGAAGCGATCAAAAGCAAAGACGGCACGGGCGGCATCACTGCCGCAGCCGGGCCGGTCGTCTCCACCAGCAAAGCCGTGGGCGGCGTCTCCAAATCGGAAGGCCGGGCCGGGACAGCCTCCAGCGACGATCCGGAAGCGGGTGAATACAACCTGACGTGGTACGGCAAGAAGTACTGGAAAATGCGGCACATGGTCGGCGCGGGAGGGCTGCAGCTATGA
- a CDS encoding conserved hypothetical protein (Evidence 4 : Homologs of previously reported genes of unknown function) produces MANALSVDRVVRVTVNLQPKASARRNFGVLAIVSDDPAIDPLERIRTYTGITGITEDCGVYSNFYKSSALFFSQVPRPYILMLARHVKEPTPAYLKGGLVADADLDATAWKGITDGSFGIITNNTGITVSGLNFSTVTNMNGVASVISAKLAQDNLICKWTGEYFVVSTKGTGPTQELGYAASAGEGTDLSSRLALTVAKALPLITGRNAETPLECVANLADLSGDWYGLTFADEIDDDDHLEVGGFIEASSKSRIYGATITDSRVLSSTVTNDLASRSKALSRQRTFLQYSKNPHAVCSAFGRAFTVNFNANRSTLTLKFKQEPSIVAEGLTESQAATLEKKNCNVFVKYDNDTAILQEGVMSNGAFFDEVHGLDWLQNAIQNECWNLLYQSKTKIPQTEPGITQIVNTIAKVLNEGVNNGLIAPGVWNGDGFGDLERGDYLQTGWYIYAQSVDDQPQSEREQRKAPPIQVAVKLAGAVHSIDVQVDVNR; encoded by the coding sequence ATGGCCAATGCATTATCCGTGGACCGCGTCGTCCGCGTTACCGTCAACCTGCAGCCCAAAGCCTCCGCCCGGCGCAACTTCGGCGTGCTGGCCATTGTGTCGGACGATCCGGCCATCGACCCGCTGGAACGTATCCGCACATACACCGGCATCACGGGCATCACCGAGGACTGCGGGGTGTATTCCAACTTCTACAAAAGCTCCGCGCTGTTTTTCTCACAGGTGCCCCGGCCTTACATCCTCATGCTGGCCCGGCACGTCAAGGAGCCGACCCCGGCCTACCTCAAAGGCGGGCTGGTCGCGGACGCGGATCTGGACGCCACCGCCTGGAAAGGAATTACTGACGGTTCTTTCGGCATCATCACGAACAATACCGGCATTACGGTTTCCGGTCTGAATTTCAGCACCGTGACCAACATGAACGGGGTGGCCTCGGTTATCAGTGCCAAGCTGGCGCAAGACAACCTGATCTGCAAATGGACCGGCGAGTATTTTGTCGTTTCCACCAAGGGCACCGGGCCGACTCAGGAACTCGGCTACGCAGCCTCCGCAGGGGAAGGCACGGACCTTTCCTCCCGCCTCGCGTTGACGGTGGCCAAGGCGCTGCCGCTTATCACCGGCAGGAACGCCGAGACCCCCCTGGAATGCGTGGCCAATCTGGCGGACCTTTCCGGGGATTGGTACGGCCTGACCTTTGCCGACGAAATTGACGATGACGATCACCTGGAGGTCGGCGGGTTCATTGAAGCCAGCTCCAAGAGTCGGATCTACGGCGCGACCATCACGGACAGCCGGGTGCTGTCTTCAACCGTGACGAATGACCTTGCTTCCCGCTCCAAGGCGCTGTCCAGGCAACGCACCTTCCTGCAGTACAGCAAAAACCCGCATGCCGTGTGCTCCGCCTTTGGCCGGGCCTTTACCGTCAACTTCAACGCCAACCGCTCCACCTTGACCCTGAAATTCAAGCAGGAGCCGAGCATCGTGGCCGAAGGGCTGACCGAGAGCCAGGCCGCTACCCTGGAAAAAAAGAACTGCAACGTCTTCGTCAAATACGACAACGACACCGCCATCCTGCAGGAAGGCGTGATGAGTAACGGCGCGTTCTTTGACGAAGTCCACGGTCTGGATTGGCTGCAAAACGCCATCCAGAACGAGTGCTGGAACCTGCTGTACCAGAGCAAGACCAAGATCCCGCAGACCGAGCCGGGGATTACCCAAATTGTAAACACCATCGCCAAGGTGCTGAACGAGGGCGTGAACAACGGCCTGATCGCGCCCGGCGTGTGGAACGGCGACGGCTTTGGCGATCTGGAGCGCGGCGATTACCTGCAGACCGGCTGGTACATCTACGCGCAGTCGGTTGATGATCAGCCGCAGTCCGAGCGCGAGCAGCGCAAGGCTCCGCCCATCCAGGTGGCGGTCAAGCTGGCGGGCGCGGTGCATTCTATCGACGTTCAGGTCGACGTAAACAGATAA
- a CDS encoding hypothetical protein (Evidence 5 : No homology to any previously reported sequences), producing MSAIESAINLLNSLKLSSVKQAEIDLLKTHLNLAKDKLSSLESENSGLLRENRELRNTIEQIKKDNQYLDLGACAVKKNDDGSIVDTPLCRDCHNPFRAKANNYSCGKCGVVVSREEVYRAIASVANP from the coding sequence ATGTCTGCTATTGAGAGCGCCATAAACCTATTGAACAGCCTCAAATTATCCAGCGTTAAGCAGGCTGAGATTGACTTGCTCAAGACGCACCTGAATCTTGCCAAAGACAAACTTTCCTCTCTTGAATCAGAAAATTCCGGCTTGCTTCGAGAGAACCGCGAATTGCGAAACACGATTGAGCAAATAAAAAAAGACAATCAGTATCTTGATCTTGGCGCTTGCGCGGTAAAAAAGAACGATGATGGAAGCATTGTCGATACCCCTCTGTGCCGCGACTGCCACAATCCTTTCAGGGCAAAAGCCAACAATTATTCCTGTGGCAAGTGCGGGGTTGTAGTATCGAGAGAGGAAGTATACCGTGCCATCGCCAGCGTTGCCAATCCATAG
- a CDS encoding conserved hypothetical protein (Evidence 4 : Homologs of previously reported genes of unknown function) produces MMPTVNVTKTFDNTAAIRRAVQKLTEQDVFIGVPEDKAAREAAGDTGISNAYLAYIHEHGVPEKNIPARAALIPGIQDIQAEATEILKDTAKKALEGNEGAVDTGLNKIGLLGQNAVRARFVSNDWAPLADSTLDRRKKVSETVTAKGKTVKKMGKSRRERGAINPLIDTSGLRKAYTYVIRKKGNTALVVK; encoded by the coding sequence ATGATGCCCACCGTCAACGTCACCAAGACCTTTGACAACACCGCCGCCATACGCCGGGCCGTGCAGAAGCTGACCGAGCAAGATGTGTTTATCGGCGTGCCCGAGGACAAGGCTGCCCGGGAAGCTGCAGGGGACACCGGCATCAGCAACGCCTATCTCGCTTACATCCATGAGCACGGCGTGCCGGAGAAAAACATCCCGGCCCGGGCCGCGCTCATTCCCGGCATCCAGGATATCCAGGCCGAGGCCACCGAGATCCTGAAGGACACGGCCAAAAAGGCGCTGGAGGGCAACGAGGGCGCGGTGGACACCGGCCTGAACAAGATCGGCCTCCTTGGGCAGAACGCGGTGCGGGCGCGGTTCGTGAGCAACGACTGGGCCCCGCTGGCGGACAGCACTTTGGACCGCCGTAAAAAAGTCAGTGAGACCGTCACCGCCAAGGGCAAAACGGTCAAGAAGATGGGCAAGTCCCGGCGCGAGCGCGGGGCCATCAACCCGCTCATCGACACGTCCGGGCTGCGCAAGGCGTACACCTACGTGATCCGGAAAAAAGGCAACACGGCGCTGGTGGTGAAATGA
- a CDS encoding conserved hypothetical protein (Evidence 4 : Homologs of previously reported genes of unknown function): MCKFESLKDGTLSLVDVALMNDALDVQFENERRYMAAKERR, from the coding sequence ATGTGTAAGTTTGAAAGTCTGAAGGACGGCACCTTGTCTTTGGTTGATGTGGCGTTGATGAACGACGCGCTGGACGTCCAGTTTGAAAACGAGCGCCGGTACATGGCGGCGAAAGAGCGGCGATAG
- a CDS encoding conserved hypothetical protein (Evidence 4 : Homologs of previously reported genes of unknown function) — protein sequence MSENTSAAGGFIHPSPVPGQEAIEDVLHDCIAGVTRLCGNLVRPRWQEEAPRVPKAGVSWCAFGITNYDPLNFPVAEHSGEGEGHDILTDHENLTVLISFYGPGPVDQARQLRRSLHISQNRKILRKNGLAFVKAGAIVPVPEQVALQWRARVDITLTFQLVTSQIYAALNLKQMSGTLVSEQPQDGSRPGASAPFGCQACSRACWR from the coding sequence ATGAGCGAAAACACCAGCGCCGCCGGAGGGTTTATCCATCCCTCGCCCGTTCCCGGGCAGGAAGCGATAGAGGACGTGCTCCACGATTGCATCGCGGGCGTTACAAGGCTTTGCGGCAATCTGGTCCGCCCCCGCTGGCAGGAGGAAGCTCCCCGCGTGCCCAAGGCGGGCGTTTCCTGGTGCGCCTTCGGCATCACCAACTATGACCCCCTGAATTTCCCGGTGGCCGAACACTCCGGGGAAGGCGAAGGGCACGACATACTGACGGATCATGAGAACCTCACCGTCCTCATATCCTTTTACGGGCCGGGGCCTGTGGATCAGGCACGCCAGCTGCGGCGGAGCCTGCATATCAGTCAGAACCGGAAGATCCTGCGGAAAAACGGGCTGGCCTTCGTCAAGGCCGGGGCAATCGTTCCGGTGCCGGAGCAGGTGGCCCTGCAATGGCGTGCCCGGGTGGACATCACGCTCACCTTCCAACTGGTGACCAGCCAGATATATGCGGCCCTGAACCTGAAGCAAATGAGCGGAACGCTTGTTTCCGAACAACCTCAAGACGGCAGCAGGCCGGGCGCGAGCGCTCCCTTCGGCTGCCAAGCCTGTTCCCGCGCCTGCTGGCGCTGA
- a CDS encoding conserved hypothetical protein (Evidence 4 : Homologs of previously reported genes of unknown function), with product MSFAWSFLDVSASIEGPGGGFTLGGPDTGTAEEGVNIEPKGDVNIMTEGADGSWMHSLRASKGGTLTVTLLRNSPTNAKLQAMLNYQRSSARYHGRNTVTIRQVVSGDLIPCEGVAFAKQPGIPFAVEGGKLAWVFDVGRFEPTLGAGMTEV from the coding sequence ATGTCATTCGCATGGAGTTTTCTGGATGTCTCGGCGTCCATTGAAGGGCCGGGAGGCGGTTTCACTCTCGGCGGTCCCGATACCGGGACCGCCGAGGAAGGCGTCAATATTGAACCCAAAGGCGACGTCAACATCATGACCGAGGGCGCGGACGGTTCCTGGATGCACAGCCTCCGGGCGTCAAAGGGCGGCACGCTGACAGTGACCCTGCTGCGGAACAGCCCGACCAACGCCAAGCTGCAGGCCATGCTGAACTACCAGCGCAGTTCCGCCCGCTACCACGGGCGGAATACCGTCACCATCCGGCAGGTTGTTTCCGGCGACCTCATCCCTTGCGAGGGGGTGGCCTTTGCCAAACAGCCGGGCATCCCCTTTGCGGTGGAAGGCGGCAAGCTGGCGTGGGTGTTTGATGTGGGCAGATTCGAGCCTACACTCGGCGCGGGCATGACGGAAGTTTAA
- a CDS encoding hypothetical protein (Evidence 5 : No homology to any previously reported sequences), translating to MVNNMKITVIHPFSLRLASDKPVREFPAGVHDITEEEHGHWFLKACLKEGRALPLADEAGDEGGELVAPTKAQLMELKATELKTLLEQAGGTVPPGNPSKDVLSDLLLAGQEGVTLVKGPDGIYVRLAE from the coding sequence ATGGTGAATAATATGAAAATTACCGTCATCCACCCTTTCTCCCTCCGCCTCGCTTCCGACAAGCCGGTGCGCGAATTCCCGGCAGGCGTTCACGACATCACCGAAGAGGAACACGGCCACTGGTTTCTCAAAGCCTGCCTGAAGGAAGGCCGCGCCCTCCCGTTGGCAGACGAGGCCGGAGACGAAGGCGGCGAGCTTGTCGCTCCCACCAAGGCACAGCTGATGGAGTTGAAGGCGACCGAGTTGAAGACTCTTCTTGAGCAGGCCGGTGGGACCGTTCCCCCGGGCAACCCGTCCAAGGATGTCCTCAGTGATCTGCTGCTCGCTGGCCAGGAAGGCGTCACACTCGTCAAAGGCCCGGACGGCATCTACGTCCGACTGGCGGAATAA
- a CDS encoding membrane hypothetical protein (Evidence 5 : No homology to any previously reported sequences) — protein MSAGGVLTEFLASVGFKADEKSLKASLTKVAAFGATVQMMAVGIYAGLVKVASGEAEMARKAEKLGTTSDKLQELGYIAEQSGSSLDAVTRSMEGLVSKNPRIKDAAKALEVAGDRMKRMNDMQRKAYAARMGIDPSLIPALINDASALKDEFRAMYSVAGIDAKEAGKASKEFMGEIGKLSTMVGLLAKSVSLAFIGKIRHDVANLRKVIMENFDKIKRIFEGAIAIILRIAAVISGFAYRVITWISALVSWFDKLSDGQKQVIVGVGLLLAAWKLMNAGFLATPIGMIITGLLGIVALVDDYLTFMEGGEPGPLPKDFTEYPNPTEGEINAEARAYVLGQLAALDAEYLTARVLAGLAVGDAFAREQYNIHEEEAAVWRERLAAIPPAEEVSV, from the coding sequence ATGAGCGCAGGCGGCGTACTTACGGAATTTTTAGCGAGCGTCGGTTTTAAGGCTGACGAGAAGTCGCTGAAAGCATCACTCACCAAGGTGGCAGCATTCGGTGCCACGGTGCAGATGATGGCCGTTGGTATTTACGCCGGTCTGGTCAAGGTGGCTTCAGGCGAAGCCGAGATGGCCCGCAAGGCGGAGAAACTCGGCACCACCTCGGACAAGCTCCAGGAACTTGGCTATATCGCGGAGCAAAGCGGCTCCAGCCTTGATGCCGTGACCAGAAGCATGGAGGGGCTGGTCAGCAAAAACCCGCGCATCAAGGACGCGGCCAAGGCGCTGGAGGTGGCCGGGGACCGCATGAAGCGGATGAACGACATGCAGCGCAAGGCATATGCCGCCCGCATGGGTATTGATCCTTCGCTTATCCCGGCGCTCATCAATGACGCCAGCGCCCTGAAGGACGAATTCCGGGCCATGTACAGCGTGGCTGGCATTGACGCCAAAGAGGCGGGCAAGGCCAGCAAGGAATTCATGGGGGAAATCGGCAAGCTCTCCACAATGGTGGGGCTGCTGGCCAAAAGCGTGTCTCTCGCTTTCATCGGCAAGATCCGCCATGACGTGGCCAATTTACGCAAAGTGATCATGGAAAACTTCGACAAGATCAAACGCATCTTCGAAGGGGCCATCGCGATCATCCTGCGTATCGCGGCGGTTATCAGCGGTTTTGCCTACCGGGTGATCACCTGGATCAGCGCACTGGTGTCCTGGTTCGACAAGCTCAGTGACGGCCAGAAACAGGTGATCGTCGGCGTGGGCCTCCTTCTGGCCGCGTGGAAGCTGATGAACGCCGGTTTCCTGGCCACGCCCATCGGTATGATCATCACCGGCCTGCTCGGCATCGTGGCGCTGGTGGATGACTACCTGACGTTTATGGAGGGCGGGGAGCCGGGTCCCTTGCCAAAGGACTTCACGGAATATCCCAACCCCACCGAGGGAGAAATCAACGCCGAGGCCCGAGCCTATGTGCTCGGACAACTCGCGGCGCTGGACGCGGAGTATCTCACAGCCAGAGTCCTTGCGGGCCTTGCTGTTGGCGATGCCTTTGCGCGGGAACAATACAACATTCATGAGGAAGAAGCGGCGGTTTGGCGTGAGCGCCTCGCGGCCATTCCTCCTGCAGAAGAGGTGTCCGTATGA
- a CDS encoding D12 class N6 adenine-specific DNA methyltransferase, which produces MPNSIPDLPINTSSRPPLAGWMGGKSLLAKRIIERIPEHACYVEPFAGAAWVLFKKPESKVEVINDINKEVVTLYRCLQWHLEEFIRYFKWVLVSREEFERLKKSDPDTLTDIQRSARFYYLQQACFGGRITSPTFGYGITRASKLNLLRIEEYLSAAHLRLARVYVECLPYAEVISRYDGPDTFFYVDPPYWDCEDRYGQGIFSRDDFAKLAAQLAGIKGKFLLSLNDTPGVRETFGAFAIEAVQTQYTCSNGKNMPAGEVLIRNY; this is translated from the coding sequence ATGCCAAATTCCATCCCTGATCTTCCCATAAACACCTCCAGCCGTCCGCCGCTTGCCGGGTGGATGGGCGGCAAAAGTCTGCTGGCCAAGCGCATCATTGAGCGTATTCCCGAGCACGCCTGCTACGTGGAGCCGTTTGCCGGTGCCGCGTGGGTTCTCTTCAAAAAGCCCGAGAGCAAGGTGGAGGTGATTAACGACATCAACAAGGAAGTGGTCACCCTGTACCGCTGCCTCCAGTGGCACCTGGAGGAGTTTATCCGCTACTTCAAATGGGTGCTGGTCAGCCGCGAGGAGTTTGAGCGGCTGAAAAAATCCGATCCGGACACGTTGACCGATATTCAGCGGTCAGCCCGGTTTTACTATCTGCAGCAGGCGTGCTTCGGCGGGCGCATCACAAGTCCGACCTTCGGGTACGGGATTACCCGGGCTTCCAAGCTGAACCTGCTGCGGATAGAGGAGTATCTCTCGGCTGCGCACCTTCGGCTGGCCAGGGTGTATGTGGAATGCCTGCCCTATGCCGAGGTCATAAGCCGGTATGACGGGCCTGACACGTTTTTCTACGTGGACCCGCCGTATTGGGATTGTGAGGACCGCTACGGCCAGGGCATCTTCAGCCGGGATGATTTCGCAAAACTGGCCGCGCAGCTCGCGGGCATCAAGGGGAAATTCCTTCTCAGCCTGAACGATACGCCCGGTGTGCGCGAGACCTTCGGAGCCTTTGCCATTGAAGCGGTGCAGACCCAATACACCTGCAGCAACGGCAAGAATATGCCCGCAGGCGAGGTACTCATTCGGAACTACTGA
- a CDS encoding hypothetical protein (Evidence 5 : No homology to any previously reported sequences), giving the protein MILFYLVLIVDSLVLQPLRCLLGFVMRFLWHPPMVAGMPSPYILDELLAVAKDRLQTLDRSIYGQGGDSAKFLGMLYYATGDHAEWQNVLALVQDDGTIKRSLAPETSTVPFSGDMLSGLLLAVLRRLPALTKGEATREEWIKLCRLWERTTWQGFPLLFANAATGKKEVFARGHIWRPWWVFGSEDILTALVWLYMGWKITGERRYLTAYYATLILQAPGLLMGCPDAQIWLGSVYGIATYNTHSKVLGCYAGWKLTGNIFFKLALAQAHRRHGAYNADICVLAGSVAGKEGWYKNALELIGHAVSKGCCICPQTKSYISLFWPPEKVVRSECILPPQFRGGDYIWERNPIKGDFLDDDYRVRKSLDVIFPAHVLKEVAP; this is encoded by the coding sequence ATGATTCTCTTTTACCTTGTCCTCATCGTGGATTCACTCGTCTTACAGCCCTTGCGCTGTCTGCTTGGCTTTGTCATGCGTTTTTTATGGCACCCACCCATGGTGGCGGGCATGCCCTCGCCGTACATCCTGGACGAGCTGCTTGCCGTCGCCAAGGACCGGCTGCAAACCCTTGACCGCTCCATATACGGCCAGGGCGGTGATAGCGCCAAATTCCTTGGCATGCTGTACTATGCCACCGGCGACCATGCGGAGTGGCAAAACGTTCTGGCGCTGGTGCAGGATGACGGCACCATAAAGCGCAGCCTTGCGCCGGAAACCAGCACCGTGCCGTTTTCCGGGGATATGCTTTCCGGGCTGCTGCTGGCAGTGCTTCGCCGTCTTCCGGCACTGACCAAGGGGGAAGCGACCAGGGAAGAATGGATAAAACTTTGTAGGCTGTGGGAGCGCACCACATGGCAGGGCTTCCCGCTCCTTTTTGCTAACGCTGCCACCGGCAAAAAAGAGGTTTTCGCACGCGGCCATATCTGGCGTCCCTGGTGGGTTTTCGGGTCGGAAGATATTTTGACGGCCCTTGTATGGCTCTACATGGGCTGGAAGATCACCGGCGAGCGCCGCTACCTCACGGCCTATTATGCCACCCTGATCCTGCAGGCTCCCGGCCTGCTCATGGGATGCCCGGATGCGCAGATATGGCTTGGCAGTGTTTACGGCATCGCCACCTACAATACACACTCCAAAGTTCTTGGCTGCTATGCTGGCTGGAAGCTGACCGGTAATATCTTTTTCAAGCTGGCCCTGGCCCAAGCCCACCGCCGCCACGGCGCATACAACGCGGACATCTGCGTCCTGGCCGGTTCAGTTGCCGGTAAAGAGGGCTGGTACAAGAACGCCCTGGAGCTGATCGGCCATGCCGTTTCCAAGGGCTGTTGCATCTGCCCGCAGACCAAGAGCTATATATCCCTGTTCTGGCCTCCTGAAAAAGTTGTGCGCTCCGAGTGCATTCTGCCTCCGCAATTCCGGGGCGGCGACTACATATGGGAACGCAACCCGATCAAGGGCGACTTCCTGGATGATGATTACCGCGTCCGGAAGTCCCTGGATGTGATCTTTCCCGCCCACGTCTTGAAAGAGGTAGCTCCGTGA